CGACCGTCTTTTGGCAACCATAAGTAAAGAAACAACGGCCAAGCAGGCATTTGCCATGTGTGACGATGTGTTAAAGCAGGCAGTTGAGGGAATTTCCGACCTTATAACCGTACCCGGTATAATAAACACCGACTTTGCCGACATCAGAGCCATTATGGAAAACGCGGGGTCGGCGCTTATGGGTATCGGCACGGCATCGGGCGAGAAACGCGCCGAGGAAGCGGCCAAAGCGGCTATCAATTCTCCCCTTCTTGAAGTTTCAATTACCGGAGCCAAAGGTGTGCTTTTTTCCATTGCCGGCGGGGACGACCTCACTATGTTTGAAATACAGGATGCCGCTAAAGTCATCACTGAATCCATTGACCCGAACGCCAAAGTAATATTCGGAACAATAAGAGATGAGAAACTGAAAAAGAACGAGATTAAAATTACTGTCATCGCTTCCGGTTTTCCTGAAGGTCCCCGAAAAACGCTTTTCAGCGAAGGTGAGACCCCCGAGCGAGGCAAAATATTCAACACCATGGCATCTCCCGCGAGCATGAAGGAAAAAGAAGAAGAGCCGGTAAGAAAACCCTCGGAAGACGACGAAGACGACTGGGGAGCGGTACCGGCGTTTTTAAGGCGAAGCAAGAAGTAGTTCGTCAAGTGAAAAGTTCATAAAGTCCGTAAAGTAAGTCAAATTTGGAATACTTTAAGAACTTTCAAC
This genomic stretch from bacterium harbors:
- the ftsZ gene encoding cell division protein FtsZ, yielding MPKIQPEVEAFARIKVLGVGGSGKNAINHMINSKVKGVEFIAVNTDAQDLHNSLAKKKIHIGKNLTRGLGTGMNPELGKRAIEETKEEIQEAVKGADMIFIAGGTGGGTFSGAAPIVARTAKELGALTVAVTTKPFFFEGHQRMKIAEAALDELRKSVDAIIIVPNDRLLATISKETTAKQAFAMCDDVLKQAVEGISDLITVPGIINTDFADIRAIMENAGSALMGIGTASGEKRAEEAAKAAINSPLLEVSITGAKGVLFSIAGGDDLTMFEIQDAAKVITESIDPNAKVIFGTIRDEKLKKNEIKITVIASGFPEGPRKTLFSEGETPERGKIFNTMASPASMKEKEEEPVRKPSEDDEDDWGAVPAFLRRSKK